The genomic stretch CAGACTTTTACCCAAGGTGGCTTCGGCTGATGTTTTAAGCGTCACTTCAAAGCCTCGTGAGTGAATGGCGATCACGGATATACGCAGTGATTGATCGAACTTTTCATGGTACTCGCCCCTGGAATTATGCGAGCGATCCAGCCATTGCTGCAATTGATTTGCTGGTGACCAGGCAATAAAGCAGGCGCCTAGTGGTGCGATATTGGGTAATCGCAGCCCCATTTGAAAGGGGGATTCGAATGGCGCGGAGGTACGATAATGGGCGAGCAGTACAATATGACTACCGGAGCGGCCGATAGCACCACAGCCCATGCCCAACTCCGAAGTGAGTTTTTCGAGTTCCGGGCGGGCATATTCCAATACCGGGAATTGGGCAAAGGCTGCATGGCCCGCTGCGGCAATCGAGGGGCCTAAGCGATAAGCTTTGGATTTGGAATCCTGGACTAAAAAGCCGTAAGTGCTCATGGTAGTTAGAATGGCATGGCAGGTTGCCTTGTTAAGGTTAAGCCGTCGGGTAATATCAGTCAGGCCGAAGGATTGATGAGGGTTGGCCATCAGTAGGTCGATGATGGCTAGCGCTCTGGCTGTCGGTTTTGAAAAAAGTGCCATTGATGGTTAATACTCACGCCGATTAAACAGGCTGTGCAGTATAAATAAGTGCGGGGCGGTAGGGTAATTTATGACGCAAGTTTAATAAAATGAACCGTGATGCTGGTCCTATTGATCAGATAGCAAAAAATTGGCTCTAGCCATGGCGATTGGGGTGTGTTCGTGAGTTTGCCAACAGGTCATGGAAACGTTGACGATTTTTCGCCCCTGTCTCACCACTTTGCAGCGGGTGAAACTATCGCGTTGACGGCCAGGGCTCAAATAATCGATTGAAAAATCGACCACTTTCGGCACCGTCAAAATATCAGCAAACATCATCACGTACAGTACGCCTGCAGTTTCCATAAATCCACCGAGTACACCGCCGTGAATGGCCGGTAAGGTGGGGTTGCCTATATTGCTATCTTTCTGTGGCATCCGAAAAATAAACTCATCTCCGATAGGAAAGCTCTCAATGCCAATTAATTGTGCATAGGGAATCTCTGCAATCAGGGCATCCATGTCACGATTGGCAATCGCCTGTTCAACGCGTTGATGGGTGCTTGTAGTGTGTTCAGGCATTGGTGGAGGTCCCCACGTTTTGCACGTTTACCGGGACCGGCATTAGCATAAAGGCTGCGACACAGGTGGCGATGGGTTTATTGATATCATCTTGATAAGCAATGCCGCGGGTGAATACAACATTGCTAGTGACACGGTAGGCTTCAGCATTGGCAAACACCGACCTATTAGGTGTTGCTGCTGACATATAATCAATACGTAAGTCGAGGGTGGGGCCAATCTCGTAAACCCTTCCAGTGACAGTTGCACAGAAAACCCTAAAGTAGTATCCAATAGCGTAGTGATGGCGCCGCCATGGATTACGCCGGTGTCGGGGTTGCCAATAATTTGCCGGGAGTAGGGCATCTCGAGAGTAATTTTTTTCCTTTCGATGTTAGCAATGCGTAAATCGAGTGTGACGCAATGCGGCAAGCAACTGAGTACCTCTTGCAGCGTTTCGATGGTAAGTGGGGTC from Oceanicoccus sp. KOV_DT_Chl encodes the following:
- a CDS encoding PaaI family thioesterase, which produces MPEHTTSTHQRVEQAIANRDMDALIAEIPYAQLIGIESFPIGDEFIFRMPQKDSNIGNPTLPAIHGGVLGGFMETAGVLYVMMFADILTVPKVVDFSIDYLSPGRQRDSFTRCKVVRQGRKIVNVSMTCWQTHEHTPIAMARANFLLSDQ
- a CDS encoding IclR family transcriptional regulator, giving the protein MALFSKPTARALAIIDLLMANPHQSFGLTDITRRLNLNKATCHAILTTMSTYGFLVQDSKSKAYRLGPSIAAAGHAAFAQFPVLEYARPELEKLTSELGMGCGAIGRSGSHIVLLAHYRTSAPFESPFQMGLRLPNIAPLGACFIAWSPANQLQQWLDRSHNSRGEYHEKFDQSLRISVIAIHSRGFEVTLKTSAEATLGKSLAVLNENWSLDTLEKATNTYQQTLCDEPYHLDRIDPKRSYDVCNISVPVFGYSRTPELTFTVGSITQALTGAEILDIAERLKEASLRVTKAARETTPGVRMQ